A part of Gemmatimonas groenlandica genomic DNA contains:
- the gcvP gene encoding aminomethyl-transferring glycine dehydrogenase yields the protein MVMGTRTISPAPVAVDSFIPRHIGPSAAEQQAMLAALGYDSLEAFIDAVVPESIRFRGTLNTGPERSEAEVLGSLKEMASRNAVYRSFIGMGYYGTHTPNVILRNVMENPAWYTAYTPYQAEIAQGRLEALLNYQTMVIDLTGLEIANASLLDEGTAAAEAMALCFGSRGSATRNVFLIGSDCHPQTIAVVEARASARGIVVQVGDPRTFAFDDTVFGALLQYPGTDGAVVDYRGLCETAHTAGALVTVASDLLALCLLAPPGEWGADIVVGNTQRFGVPMGYGGPHAAFFATRDEFKRLLPGRIIGLSRDTEGKPALRMALQTREQHIRREKATSNVCTAQVLLSVMAGMYAVYHGPAGLVQIAERVHRNAVTLAAGFERLGFAITHEHFFDTVRVEVGAHGQEDILAAATAHRMNLRVLEPGTITVALDETTTQQDIADLWTVFNNNATVDFSYAEVAAGVDARYDERFRRVSPFLTHPTFHRYHSETEMLRYMYALQARDFSLVHGMIPLGSCTMKLNATAEMIPVTWPEFGQLHPFAPTEQAQGYAQMFDELERDLADVTGFAGVSLQPNAGSQGEYAGLLVIRAYHQSRSDAHRTVCLIPQSAHGTNPASAVMAGFSVVVVKTDTDGNIDVDDLREKAEQHAANLGALMVTYPSTHGVFEARIKEITAIIHEHGGQVYMDGANMNAMVGVSRPGDLGADVCHLNLHKTFCIPHGGGGPGMGPIGVASQLVPFLPTHPVISTGGTHAIGPISAAPWGSASILPISYVYIKLMGGEGLATATKVAILNANYVAKQLEAHYPVLYRGQNGLVAHECILDTRGVKSASGVEAEDIAKRLMDYGFHAPTLSFPVAGTLMVEPTESESKAELDRFIEAMIGIREEIAAVERGESDRENNVLKRAPHTAAHVTSDEWDRPYTRQQAAYPTQFTRERKFWPYVGRVESAFGDRNLVCACPPIESYATS from the coding sequence ATGGTCATGGGTACGCGCACCATCTCGCCCGCGCCGGTCGCGGTCGATTCGTTCATTCCGCGCCATATCGGTCCGAGTGCCGCCGAACAGCAGGCGATGCTCGCCGCGCTCGGTTACGACTCCCTTGAAGCATTCATCGACGCCGTCGTGCCGGAAAGCATCCGCTTTCGCGGCACGCTCAACACCGGACCCGAGCGCAGCGAAGCCGAGGTTCTGGGGTCGTTGAAGGAGATGGCGTCGCGCAACGCGGTGTACCGCTCGTTCATCGGCATGGGCTACTACGGTACGCACACGCCGAATGTGATTCTGCGCAACGTCATGGAGAATCCGGCGTGGTATACGGCCTACACGCCGTATCAGGCCGAGATCGCGCAGGGACGTCTGGAAGCGCTGCTCAATTATCAGACGATGGTGATCGACCTCACGGGTCTCGAGATCGCCAATGCGTCGCTGCTCGACGAAGGCACCGCCGCTGCGGAAGCGATGGCGCTCTGCTTTGGATCGCGTGGCAGTGCCACGCGCAACGTCTTCCTGATCGGCAGTGACTGTCATCCGCAGACGATCGCGGTGGTCGAGGCGCGCGCGTCGGCCCGTGGCATCGTGGTGCAAGTGGGAGATCCGCGCACCTTCGCGTTCGATGACACGGTGTTCGGCGCGCTCCTGCAGTATCCGGGCACCGATGGCGCGGTCGTCGATTACCGTGGCCTCTGCGAGACGGCCCACACCGCCGGCGCGCTGGTCACCGTCGCGAGCGACCTGCTGGCGTTGTGTCTGCTGGCACCGCCGGGCGAGTGGGGTGCCGACATTGTGGTCGGCAACACGCAGCGCTTCGGCGTGCCGATGGGATACGGCGGACCGCACGCGGCGTTCTTCGCCACGCGTGATGAATTCAAGCGCCTGCTGCCGGGCCGTATCATCGGACTCTCGCGCGATACGGAAGGCAAGCCCGCGCTGCGCATGGCGCTGCAGACGCGCGAACAGCACATCCGTCGCGAGAAGGCCACCAGCAATGTCTGCACGGCGCAGGTGCTGTTGTCGGTGATGGCCGGCATGTACGCCGTGTATCACGGGCCCGCGGGCCTCGTGCAGATCGCCGAGCGCGTGCACCGCAATGCGGTCACGCTGGCCGCTGGTTTCGAGCGTCTCGGCTTCGCGATCACGCACGAGCATTTCTTCGACACCGTTCGCGTGGAAGTCGGCGCGCACGGGCAGGAAGACATTCTGGCGGCCGCGACGGCGCATCGGATGAATCTGCGTGTACTCGAGCCGGGCACGATCACGGTTGCGCTCGACGAGACCACGACGCAGCAGGATATCGCCGATCTGTGGACGGTGTTCAACAACAACGCGACCGTCGACTTTTCGTACGCCGAGGTCGCCGCCGGCGTAGATGCGCGCTACGACGAGCGTTTCCGCCGTGTCTCGCCGTTCCTCACGCATCCCACGTTCCATCGCTATCACAGCGAGACGGAGATGCTGCGCTACATGTACGCGTTGCAGGCGCGCGATTTCTCGCTCGTACACGGGATGATCCCGCTGGGCTCGTGCACGATGAAGCTGAACGCGACGGCCGAGATGATTCCGGTGACGTGGCCCGAATTCGGTCAGCTGCATCCCTTCGCGCCGACCGAGCAGGCGCAAGGCTATGCGCAGATGTTCGACGAACTCGAGCGCGACCTCGCGGACGTCACGGGCTTTGCGGGTGTATCGTTGCAGCCGAACGCCGGCTCGCAGGGTGAGTATGCCGGTCTGCTGGTGATTCGCGCGTACCACCAGTCGCGTAGCGATGCCCATCGCACGGTCTGTCTGATCCCGCAGTCGGCGCACGGGACGAATCCCGCGAGCGCAGTGATGGCGGGCTTCTCGGTGGTCGTCGTGAAGACGGACACCGACGGCAACATCGATGTGGACGACCTGCGCGAGAAAGCCGAGCAGCACGCCGCCAACCTGGGTGCGTTGATGGTGACCTATCCGAGCACGCACGGCGTGTTCGAGGCGCGCATCAAGGAGATCACGGCGATCATTCACGAGCATGGCGGCCAGGTGTACATGGACGGTGCCAACATGAACGCGATGGTCGGCGTGTCGCGTCCCGGTGATCTCGGGGCCGACGTGTGCCACCTCAATCTGCACAAGACGTTCTGCATTCCGCACGGCGGTGGTGGACCGGGCATGGGCCCGATCGGCGTGGCGTCACAACTCGTGCCGTTCCTTCCGACGCATCCGGTGATCTCCACCGGTGGCACGCACGCGATCGGTCCGATCTCGGCCGCGCCGTGGGGTAGCGCGAGCATCCTGCCGATTTCGTACGTGTACATCAAGCTGATGGGCGGCGAAGGCCTCGCGACGGCGACGAAGGTCGCGATCCTCAACGCGAACTACGTGGCGAAGCAGCTGGAAGCGCACTATCCGGTGCTCTATCGCGGCCAGAATGGTCTGGTGGCGCATGAGTGCATTCTCGACACGCGCGGCGTGAAGAGCGCGTCGGGTGTGGAAGCGGAAGACATCGCGAAGCGTCTCATGGACTATGGCTTCCATGCACCGACGTTGTCTTTCCCCGTGGCCGGCACGCTGATGGTGGAGCCCACGGAAAGCGAGTCGAAGGCGGAGCTCGACCGCTTTATCGAAGCGATGATCGGTATTCGCGAGGAGATCGCGGCGGTCGAGCGCGGCGAGTCGGATCGTGAGAACAACGTGCTCAAGCGCGCGCCGCACACGGCCGCGCATGTGACCAGCGACGAGTGGGATCGCCCGTATACGCGTCAGCAGGCGGCGTATCCGACGCAGTTCACGCGCGAGCGGAAGTTCTGGCCGTACGTCGGTCGCGTCGAAAGCGCGTTCGGGGATCGCAACTTGGTGTGCGCGTGTCCGCCGATCGAGTCGTACGCGACGTCGTGA
- a CDS encoding lipoate--protein ligase family protein: MSISRVVPSIATETAQSGLAAASASPDVMPRQWGFLRSPASDGVTNMAIDSALLDLASESACAVWRCYAWEKPTVSFGRNERTQGTFSAQRLRDVGLCAVRRPTGGRALLHAREVTYSVAMPLDEQQSWRVAYAAVNQVLLRALQSLGVPAQLVADQDAAAVAPDGPVCFDRPAAGEITVHGRKLVGSAVWRQGGAYLQHGSILLADDQAQLADAADVPLPPPPPAASLDACAPAQARWDLVVDALAASLAAGAAPLLCTRVVPFVPPPDFPQRVASHRAILGNDDWLWRR; the protein is encoded by the coding sequence GTGAGCATTTCCCGAGTCGTTCCCTCGATCGCCACCGAGACAGCGCAGTCCGGACTGGCCGCCGCCAGCGCGTCGCCAGACGTGATGCCACGGCAATGGGGCTTTCTGCGCTCTCCCGCCTCGGACGGCGTCACGAACATGGCCATCGACTCGGCGCTACTGGACCTCGCCAGCGAGTCGGCATGTGCGGTATGGCGCTGCTACGCGTGGGAAAAGCCGACTGTTTCGTTCGGCAGGAATGAGCGCACCCAGGGCACATTTTCGGCGCAGCGCCTGCGCGACGTCGGACTCTGCGCCGTCCGTCGCCCGACCGGTGGTCGCGCGCTCCTGCACGCTCGCGAAGTGACGTACAGTGTGGCCATGCCGCTCGACGAACAGCAGTCGTGGCGAGTGGCGTACGCCGCGGTGAACCAGGTCCTCCTTCGCGCCCTCCAGTCACTCGGCGTGCCAGCACAATTGGTCGCCGACCAGGACGCGGCGGCGGTCGCGCCGGATGGGCCGGTCTGCTTCGACCGACCGGCCGCCGGAGAGATCACGGTGCACGGCCGGAAGCTCGTGGGCAGTGCGGTCTGGCGACAAGGCGGCGCGTATCTGCAGCACGGCAGCATTCTGCTGGCGGACGATCAGGCCCAGCTGGCCGACGCGGCGGACGTGCCGCTGCCACCGCCGCCACCGGCGGCGTCGCTGGACGCCTGTGCGCCGGCGCAGGCGCGGTGGGACCTCGTCGTAGACGCCCTTGCCGCGTCGCTCGCGGCGGGGGCGGCACCACTTCTGTGCACGCGGGTCGTCCCGTTCGTGCCGCCTCCTGACTTTCCGCAACGGGTGGCGTCCCATCGCGCCATCCTTGGCAATGACGACTGGCTCTGGCGCCGATAG
- a CDS encoding peptide ABC transporter substrate-binding protein has protein sequence MRLSKTRWLAGLLSFSLVACPGEGPPPKADGDTGGTLIVTVPAEPSTLFPPLMSGTQGAAIVGVIFDRLAEIGDGLETYGDQGFQKRLASSWTWSTDSLSIAFTLDSLARWHDGQPVTADDVRYTFRVYTSDSLVLEQKSLLDNIDSVSVRDPRTAVFWFKRRMPRQFYDATYHMYVLPAHLLDTIPMAKLESAPFGRNPVGTGRFRFARWEPGQRIEIIADTANRRGRAKLDRVIWSIAPDFGASTVKLFAGEADFLEQLRPENLAQVARTPSLRLIDNRTLSYGYLGFNLRDSKDQARPNPLFGDLRVRRALHMAVDRERLVRNVFDSLGMVALAPAPRALIPDTAAFKQLPYDVAAARALLDSAGWRDSDNDGVRDRNGVPLAFGILIPSSSTSRQRYAVLLQEQYRAIGVKATPQVLENNAWSDAVDSHAFDAYLGGWQPSPGLVGLTQTWASRGSSNAGRYDSPVFDALLDSALTTFDPTASRRYWARAFQQIDDDVPAVWLYEQRSPVAIHRRFITKPLRADGWFVGLADWRVDPAQRIDRDRIGLGTPP, from the coding sequence ATGCGCCTCTCGAAAACCCGTTGGCTGGCTGGTCTGCTCTCGTTTTCGCTGGTGGCCTGTCCCGGCGAAGGCCCGCCTCCCAAGGCCGACGGCGATACCGGCGGCACCTTGATCGTGACGGTGCCGGCTGAACCGTCCACGCTCTTCCCGCCGTTGATGTCGGGAACGCAAGGCGCGGCGATCGTCGGGGTGATCTTCGATCGACTCGCGGAAATCGGTGACGGACTGGAAACGTACGGCGACCAAGGATTTCAGAAGCGCCTGGCGAGTTCGTGGACGTGGTCGACCGACTCGCTCTCGATCGCGTTCACGCTCGATTCGCTGGCGCGGTGGCACGACGGGCAGCCGGTCACCGCCGACGACGTGCGCTACACGTTTCGCGTGTACACCAGCGACTCGCTCGTGCTCGAACAGAAGTCGTTGCTGGATAACATCGATTCGGTGTCGGTGCGCGACCCACGCACCGCCGTCTTCTGGTTCAAGCGACGTATGCCGCGGCAGTTCTACGACGCGACGTACCACATGTATGTGTTGCCAGCGCACCTGCTCGACACCATCCCCATGGCCAAGCTCGAGAGCGCGCCGTTCGGCCGTAATCCGGTTGGCACGGGACGCTTCCGCTTCGCGCGTTGGGAGCCCGGGCAGCGCATCGAGATCATCGCTGACACGGCCAACAGACGCGGCCGGGCTAAGCTGGACCGCGTAATCTGGAGCATCGCGCCCGACTTCGGGGCGTCGACCGTCAAGCTGTTCGCCGGGGAAGCCGATTTCCTCGAGCAACTCCGCCCCGAGAATCTGGCGCAGGTCGCGCGCACCCCATCGTTGCGCCTGATCGACAACCGCACGCTGAGCTACGGCTATCTGGGTTTCAATCTCCGAGACAGCAAGGACCAGGCGCGCCCAAACCCCCTGTTCGGCGATCTGCGCGTGCGGCGCGCCTTGCACATGGCTGTCGACCGCGAGCGACTCGTCCGCAACGTGTTCGATTCGCTGGGGATGGTCGCGCTTGCACCGGCTCCGCGCGCGCTGATCCCCGATACGGCCGCCTTCAAACAGCTACCCTACGACGTCGCCGCGGCGCGCGCGTTGCTCGACTCGGCGGGGTGGCGCGACAGCGACAACGACGGCGTGCGCGATCGCAATGGCGTGCCGCTCGCCTTCGGCATTCTCATCCCCAGCAGTAGTACGTCACGGCAACGGTATGCGGTGCTGCTGCAGGAGCAGTACCGGGCGATCGGCGTGAAGGCGACGCCGCAGGTACTCGAGAACAACGCGTGGAGCGACGCCGTCGACAGCCACGCCTTCGACGCCTATCTCGGCGGGTGGCAGCCAAGCCCCGGGCTGGTTGGATTGACACAAACGTGGGCGTCGCGCGGTAGCTCCAACGCCGGCCGTTATGACAGTCCCGTGTTCGACGCCCTGCTCGACAGCGCGCTCACGACCTTCGATCCGACGGCGAGCCGCCGGTATTGGGCGCGGGCCTTCCAGCAGATCGACGATGACGTGCCGGCGGTCTGGTTGTACGAACAGCGCTCGCCGGTCGCGATCCATCGTCGATTCATCACGAAGCCGTTGCGCGCCGATGGATGGTTCGTCGGTCTCGCCGACTGGCGCGTCGATCCGGCGCAGCGCATCGATCGCGATCGCATCGGGTTGGGGACGCCTCCCTGA
- a CDS encoding ABC transporter permease — MVLRLLQSVAVVFTAATLAFVLLHLAPGDAATALGEGVSPEVRAALRAQWGLDESLATQYGRWLSSFLRGDLGFSRDQHRPVAAVLGDALPRSLFLMGCALSVSLIGGMLIGAWQGARAGSRRDRTTSTALLVLYSLPEFWLALVLLVVFSYHLGWLPATGITSETYDYMSPFDKLCDRLSHLVLPLVSLSLVGVSVFARYQRDAMQESMTQAFVRTARAKGLTEAGVRRQAWRNALLPVITVTGLMLPALITGAVFVERVFSWPGMGFAMIRAIEARDYQVVSAGVILGSAVTTFGAALADIARDIADPRLRSQ; from the coding sequence GTGGTCCTGCGCCTGTTGCAGAGCGTGGCCGTCGTCTTCACGGCGGCCACGCTGGCCTTCGTGCTGCTCCATCTCGCGCCTGGCGATGCCGCCACCGCACTCGGCGAAGGCGTTTCGCCCGAGGTGCGTGCGGCGCTCCGCGCCCAATGGGGGCTCGACGAGTCACTGGCCACGCAGTACGGCCGATGGCTCTCGTCATTCTTGCGCGGTGATCTCGGATTTTCACGAGATCAGCATCGACCGGTTGCCGCCGTGCTGGGCGATGCGCTGCCGCGATCGCTCTTCCTCATGGGATGCGCCCTGAGCGTGAGTCTGATCGGCGGCATGCTGATCGGTGCCTGGCAGGGGGCGCGGGCAGGCTCTCGGCGCGATCGCACCACGTCGACCGCCTTGCTGGTCCTCTATTCTCTGCCCGAGTTCTGGCTGGCGCTCGTGCTGCTCGTCGTGTTCTCGTATCACCTCGGCTGGCTTCCCGCCACGGGGATCACCAGCGAGACATACGATTACATGAGTCCGTTCGACAAGCTTTGCGATCGGTTGAGCCATCTGGTGTTGCCGTTGGTCTCACTCTCCCTGGTTGGCGTGTCGGTCTTCGCGCGCTATCAACGCGACGCGATGCAGGAGAGCATGACACAGGCCTTCGTGCGCACGGCGCGGGCGAAAGGACTTACTGAAGCAGGCGTCCGTCGGCAGGCGTGGCGCAACGCGCTCTTGCCCGTCATCACCGTCACCGGCCTGATGCTGCCAGCGCTGATTACCGGCGCCGTGTTTGTCGAGCGCGTGTTCTCCTGGCCAGGCATGGGCTTCGCCATGATCCGCGCGATCGAAGCGCGCGACTATCAGGTCGTGTCGGCCGGCGTGATTCTGGGTAGCGCCGTCACGACATTCGGCGCGGCGCTGGCCGACATCGCACGGGATATCGCCGACCCACGGTTGCGCAGCCAGTGA
- a CDS encoding ABC transporter permease, which yields MKRRLSPAVVLIVLLVLVVAAGPLLSPYAPNAQLDIIALRSQAPSVAHPFGTDAVSRDVLSRVLDGGRVSLALAVLSVLLSLVVGTLYGAVSTLAGGVIDTTMRRLLDVALSIPRLLVLLAVGALWGALSFPALVLLIGLTGWFDTARLVTDELRALDGREFAVAARAVGVRGPRLLWRHLLPHLLPTLVINASFGVAGTIALEAGLSYLGLGIQAPQASWGTILRDGAGVVESEWWLTLFPGLATVFAVLACNALGDALRERFAPNHVPSLDAAPARLAGVASPPAFSSSRTVRP from the coding sequence GTGAAGCGTCGACTTTCACCAGCCGTCGTGCTGATCGTTCTGCTGGTGCTGGTCGTGGCGGCCGGTCCGCTGTTGTCGCCGTACGCTCCGAACGCCCAGCTCGATATCATCGCCTTGCGCAGCCAGGCCCCGTCGGTGGCACATCCCTTCGGCACCGATGCGGTGAGTCGCGATGTGCTCAGTCGCGTGCTCGACGGGGGCCGGGTCTCGCTCGCGCTCGCCGTTCTCTCGGTGTTGTTGTCACTCGTCGTCGGAACGTTGTATGGCGCCGTGTCCACCTTGGCCGGTGGCGTCATCGACACCACGATGCGACGTCTGTTGGATGTGGCGTTGTCCATTCCGCGCCTTCTGGTGCTGCTGGCCGTCGGCGCGCTCTGGGGCGCGCTCTCGTTTCCGGCGCTCGTGCTGCTGATCGGCCTCACCGGATGGTTCGACACCGCGCGCCTCGTCACCGATGAGTTGCGCGCGCTGGACGGACGCGAGTTCGCTGTCGCCGCGCGCGCGGTCGGGGTTCGCGGCCCCCGTCTCCTTTGGCGGCACCTGTTGCCCCATCTGCTGCCGACGCTCGTGATCAATGCCAGTTTCGGTGTGGCGGGGACGATCGCGCTGGAAGCGGGTCTCAGCTATCTCGGCCTCGGCATTCAGGCGCCGCAAGCCAGCTGGGGAACGATTCTTCGCGATGGTGCCGGGGTCGTAGAGAGCGAATGGTGGCTGACCCTGTTCCCCGGACTGGCCACCGTCTTCGCTGTTCTCGCCTGCAATGCGCTTGGCGACGCCTTGCGCGAGCGGTTCGCACCGAATCACGTTCCGAGTCTCGACGCCGCGCCTGCCCGCTTGGCCGGCGTTGCGTCGCCGCCCGCCTTCTCCTCTTCTCGCACCGTGCGCCCGTGA
- a CDS encoding ABC transporter ATP-binding protein gives MTISATRDSTTAPDRPLLDVHALQIAFPAGNSVARAVDGVSFTVARGETVCLVGESGCGKSLTALSLLRLVPPPGRIESGSRIMFDGGDMLTLDDERLRAIRGQHMAMIFQEPMTALNPVLTVGDQIAEVLRVHTRLSRQETWSRTVDMLAQVGIADAAARAKQYPHELSGGMRQRVMIAMALIMSPKLVIADEPTTALDVTIQAQILELLRDLRARTGMALLLITHDLGVVAEMASRVIVMYAGRVVEEANVEDLFSAPSHPYTEGLLAAIPKLGQEEERLQTIAGSVPPPTALPSGCTFRDRCPYAFERCATEEPALLQVGSAHRARCHLIEEPARRATRHEVVRT, from the coding sequence GTGACGATTTCTGCCACACGCGACTCGACCACCGCGCCCGATCGTCCGCTGCTCGATGTCCATGCGCTGCAGATCGCCTTTCCGGCGGGCAACAGCGTAGCGCGCGCCGTGGACGGCGTTTCGTTCACGGTCGCCCGCGGCGAAACGGTCTGCCTGGTCGGTGAATCCGGATGTGGGAAGTCGCTGACGGCGCTGTCGCTGCTCCGCCTGGTGCCTCCGCCGGGCCGCATCGAGTCGGGAAGCCGGATCATGTTCGACGGCGGTGACATGCTGACGCTCGACGACGAGCGGCTGCGGGCGATTCGTGGTCAGCACATGGCCATGATTTTTCAGGAGCCGATGACGGCGCTCAATCCCGTGCTCACTGTCGGCGATCAGATCGCCGAAGTGCTGCGCGTGCACACGAGACTTTCCCGGCAGGAGACGTGGTCGCGCACGGTGGACATGCTCGCGCAGGTTGGCATCGCCGATGCGGCCGCACGGGCCAAGCAGTATCCGCACGAACTCTCCGGCGGCATGCGACAGCGTGTGATGATCGCGATGGCGCTCATCATGTCGCCGAAGCTCGTCATCGCCGACGAACCGACGACGGCCCTCGACGTCACCATTCAGGCGCAGATTCTCGAACTGCTGCGCGATCTGCGCGCACGGACGGGCATGGCCCTGCTGCTGATCACACATGATTTGGGCGTCGTCGCCGAAATGGCGTCGCGCGTGATCGTGATGTATGCCGGCCGTGTCGTCGAAGAGGCGAACGTGGAAGATCTGTTTTCGGCGCCCAGCCATCCGTACACCGAGGGACTGCTGGCGGCGATTCCGAAGCTGGGGCAGGAAGAAGAACGCCTGCAGACGATTGCCGGATCGGTGCCGCCGCCGACCGCGCTGCCCAGCGGCTGCACGTTTCGCGACCGGTGCCCGTACGCGTTCGAGCGCTGCGCGACGGAGGAGCCGGCCCTGTTGCAGGTGGGATCGGCCCATCGGGCGCGCTGCCATCTGATCGAAGAGCCCGCACGACGCGCCACACGTCACGAGGTCGTACGCACATGA
- a CDS encoding ABC transporter ATP-binding protein, with product MSTTPSTTPLLEVRNLTKHFPIRTGLLQRVTGAVKAVDGVSFDVHAGETLALVGESGCGKTTTGRSILRLVEPTSGEVRFDGTDVLALRGETLRRMRRRMQIIFQDPYGSLNPRMTVGAAIKEGLIVHGLAEGSAADRRVATLLDEVGLRPEYAARYPHEFSGGQRQRIGIARALAVEPSFIVCDEPVSALDVSVQAQVVNLLRDLQRERGLSYLFIAHDLAVVAHMADRVAVMYLGRIVELAPRRTIFSTPLMPYTQALLSAVPVPDPLAKRQRILLPGDPPSPANPPSGCVFHPRCPNPLKDAECTRVVPPLEEKSPGHFVACIKQPLLHL from the coding sequence ATGAGCACCACGCCGAGCACCACGCCGCTGCTCGAGGTGCGCAACCTCACCAAGCATTTCCCCATTCGCACAGGCCTGCTACAGCGCGTGACCGGCGCCGTGAAAGCGGTGGACGGCGTCTCGTTCGACGTACACGCCGGCGAGACGCTCGCGCTCGTGGGTGAGTCGGGATGCGGCAAGACGACCACCGGCCGCTCGATCCTGCGCCTCGTGGAGCCGACGTCGGGTGAAGTGCGTTTCGATGGGACCGATGTGCTGGCCCTGCGCGGCGAAACGCTGCGCCGTATGCGACGACGTATGCAGATCATTTTTCAGGATCCCTACGGCTCGCTCAATCCGCGCATGACCGTGGGCGCCGCAATCAAGGAAGGCTTGATCGTCCACGGGCTGGCCGAAGGCAGTGCGGCCGACCGTCGCGTCGCCACGTTGCTCGATGAAGTTGGCCTGCGCCCGGAGTATGCTGCGCGCTATCCGCACGAATTCTCCGGCGGTCAGCGACAGCGCATCGGCATCGCACGCGCGCTGGCCGTAGAGCCATCGTTCATCGTATGCGACGAGCCCGTCTCCGCGCTCGACGTGAGCGTGCAGGCACAAGTGGTGAATCTGCTGCGCGACCTGCAGCGCGAGCGCGGCCTCTCCTACCTCTTCATCGCGCACGATCTCGCGGTCGTCGCGCACATGGCGGATCGCGTCGCCGTGATGTATCTCGGCCGCATCGTAGAGTTGGCGCCGCGTCGCACGATCTTCAGCACGCCGCTGATGCCATACACGCAGGCGCTGCTGTCGGCCGTGCCGGTGCCCGACCCGCTGGCCAAGCGCCAGCGCATTCTCTTGCCCGGGGATCCGCCGTCGCCGGCGAATCCGCCCAGCGGCTGTGTGTTTCATCCGCGCTGTCCGAATCCGCTCAAAGATGCGGAGTGCACGCGCGTGGTCCCTCCGCTCGAAGAGAAGTCTCCCGGACATTTCGTGGCCTGCATCAAGCAGCCGCTTCTTCACCTTTGA
- a CDS encoding peptide MFS transporter, translated as MTSPSHPSQDRAFFGHPRGLGLLFMTEMWERFSFYGLRPLLVLFMAAALADGGFGFDRPAASAIVGIYAASVYLASLPGGWIADRWLGLRRSILIGAMLITSGHLSIGISGMAGAGVGKIFFFLGLVLIVLGTGLLKPNISALVGDLYPEGGARRDAGFSIFYMGINTGAFIGQLVTGYLGERVSWHWGFGAAGFGMLCGLLMFWLKAKDMLGSLGQDIVRDPDPAVQAKREGTVRMYTIAGLAVLALVFVLASTGVITLDPQAIGGAMTFVLVGIAVAFFGFLFAFGGLTRDEKLRSGVIFVLFAFAAIFWAAFEQAPTSLQLFANDFTDRNLFGFEIPATWFQSVNSAFIILFSPLFAALWIMLAKRNIDLSSPAKFALGLALAGVGFLVMIFAANRVVASGGTVLVSPWWLIISYMFQTLGELFVSPVGLSSMTKLAPRRYVGQMMGIWFLATSVGNLVAGLVGGHVDPTKLDQTPLVFTGTAIALFGATVILALMIVPIRRMMATAK; from the coding sequence GTGACCTCACCATCGCACCCTTCGCAGGACCGCGCGTTCTTCGGTCATCCTCGCGGACTCGGCCTGCTCTTCATGACCGAGATGTGGGAGCGCTTCTCCTTCTACGGACTGCGCCCGCTGTTGGTGTTGTTCATGGCGGCGGCACTCGCCGACGGCGGCTTCGGATTCGATCGTCCCGCGGCATCGGCGATCGTGGGCATCTATGCGGCGTCGGTGTATCTCGCATCATTGCCGGGTGGCTGGATCGCCGACCGTTGGCTTGGTCTCCGCCGCTCGATCCTGATCGGGGCCATGCTGATCACGTCGGGACACTTGTCTATCGGTATCTCGGGAATGGCCGGCGCGGGCGTGGGCAAGATCTTCTTCTTCCTCGGCCTCGTGCTGATCGTGCTGGGCACCGGACTGCTCAAGCCGAACATCTCGGCGCTCGTCGGCGATCTGTATCCCGAAGGCGGCGCGCGCCGCGATGCCGGCTTCTCGATCTTCTACATGGGTATCAACACCGGTGCGTTCATCGGGCAGCTGGTCACGGGATACCTGGGCGAGCGGGTGAGCTGGCATTGGGGATTTGGTGCGGCTGGTTTCGGCATGCTCTGCGGCCTGCTGATGTTCTGGCTCAAGGCGAAAGACATGCTCGGCAGCCTCGGGCAGGACATCGTGCGTGATCCCGATCCCGCAGTACAGGCGAAACGCGAGGGCACCGTTCGCATGTATACGATCGCCGGTCTTGCCGTCCTCGCGCTGGTGTTCGTGCTCGCCAGCACGGGTGTCATCACGCTCGATCCGCAGGCGATCGGTGGCGCGATGACATTCGTCCTCGTCGGCATCGCGGTCGCGTTCTTCGGATTCCTGTTTGCGTTCGGCGGACTGACGCGCGATGAAAAATTGCGCTCCGGTGTGATCTTCGTCCTCTTCGCGTTCGCCGCGATCTTCTGGGCGGCCTTCGAGCAGGCGCCGACGTCATTGCAGCTGTTCGCCAACGACTTCACCGACCGCAATCTCTTCGGCTTCGAAATTCCCGCCACGTGGTTCCAGTCGGTGAATTCGGCGTTCATCATCCTCTTCTCGCCGCTCTTCGCAGCGCTCTGGATCATGCTCGCGAAGCGCAACATCGATCTCTCGAGTCCGGCAAAGTTCGCGCTCGGCCTCGCGCTCGCCGGTGTCGGATTTCTCGTCATGATATTCGCCGCCAATCGCGTCGTCGCCAGCGGTGGCACGGTGCTCGTGTCTCCGTGGTGGCTCATCATCAGCTACATGTTCCAGACCCTGGGCGAACTCTTCGTGAGCCCGGTCGGTCTGTCATCGATGACGAAACTGGCCCCGCGTCGCTACGTCGGACAGATGATGGGCATCTGGTTCCTGGCCACTTCGGTCGGCAACCTCGTCGCCGGTCTCGTGGGCGGACACGTCGATCCCACGAAGCTCGACCAGACGCCGCTCGTGTTCACCGGCACCGCCATCGCGCTCTTCGGCGCGACCGTGATTCTGGCGTTGATGATCGTGCCGATTCGCCGCATGATGGCCACGGCGAAGTAG